From one Humulus lupulus chromosome 8, drHumLupu1.1, whole genome shotgun sequence genomic stretch:
- the LOC133798334 gene encoding transcription factor MYB1-like, whose protein sequence is MTAPNDAVSNDDDRTDGLELGGGGGGGGGGGGETELLGLSSGVGVGGGGGDGRVKGPWSPEEDAVLSRLVSKFGARNWSLIARGIPGRSGKSCRLRWCNQLDPCVKRKPFSEEEDRLIVTAHASHGNKWAAIARLLPGRTDNAIKNHWNSTLKRKYPEFGSFKPAPEEMVIDGSLDKRRASSEETLSVEIMNPLKNLEGRDISVDNRPIQYENRAQVNEGCIFEADYHNLVSEAPHPIISRPVARISAFSVYNPSSGLTRSSVFRRTLPADGTLSQGSKSDFGSCKLFGEVYSERMAPLQCGHGCCENSNQSQTRRSLLGPEFLDYEEVPSFPSHELISIVTELNNIAWMRSGLENSRARMSDQTAILDIFQGSTSTTQDGMSEQNKADHLRFEEGRNKLMGMMTDALSSQMQSFAMPTEVEGLS, encoded by the exons ATGACTGCTCCAAACGATGCAGTTTCCAACGACGATGACCGCACTGATGGGTTGGAACTCGGAGGCGGAGGCGGTGgaggtggcggtggcggtggcgaAACTGAGTTGTTGGGGTTGAGTAGCGGTGttggtgttggtggtggtggtggagatGGGAGAGTGAAGGGACCATGGTCGCCGGAAGAGGACGCTGTGCTGAGTCGACTCGTGAGTAAGTTCGGGGCAAGGAATTGGAGCCTGATCGCCCGGGGAATTCCTGGAAGGTCCGGAAAGTCATGCCGACTCCGGTGGTGTAATCAGCTCGATCCTTGTGTTAAGCGTAAACCCTTTTCTG AGGAAGAAGATCGTCTTATAGTTACAGCTCATGCAAGCCATGGGAACAAATGGGCAGCAATAGCAAGGCTTCTGCCAGGTAGAACCGATAATGCAATTAAGAACCACTGGAACTCTACTCTAAAACGCAAGTACCCTGAGTTTGGGAGTTTCAAACCTGCTCCTGAGGAGATGGTGATTGATGGGAGCCTTGACAAGAGAAGGGCATCTTCAGAAGAGACCTTGTCTGTGGAAATTATGAATCCACTTAAGAATCTAGAAGGAAGAGATATTTCAGTAGACAATAGACCTATCCAGTATGAAAATAGAGCTCAAGTAAATGAGGGTTGCATTTTTGAAGCAGATTATCATAACCTTGTTTCTGAAGCACCACATCCTATCATTTCCCGTCCTGTGGCACGAATTAGTGCATTTAGCGTTTATAATCCTTCAAGTGGTCTGACACGTTCTTCTGTATTTCGAAGGACACTGCCAGCTGATGGGACTTTGTCTCAAGGTTCCAAATCAGattttggatcctgtaaacttTTTGGAGAAGTCTACAGTGAGCGTATGGCTCCTTTACAATGTGGTCATGGTTGTTGTGAAAATTCCAATCAAAGTCAAACTCGTAGGTCATTGTTGGGACCCGAGTTTCTTGACTatgaggaggtaccctcttttcCGAGTCATGAATTAATTTCCATTGTTACAGAGTTGAACAATATAGCATGGATGAGAAGTGGTCTTGAGAATAGTCGTGCTAGAATGTCTGATCAGACAGCAATCCTAGACATCTTTCAAGGGTCAACCTCTACCACGCAAGATGGAATGTCAGAACAGAACAAAGCTGACCATTTGCGCTTCGAAGAAGGACGGAACAAATTGATGGGCATGATGACAGATGCATTGTCGTCCCAGATGCAAAGTTTTGCAATGCCAACGGAAGTTGAGGGCTTGAGCTAA